CGCACTATAATTAACTATAATTATCATTTTAGAGACGCCGGTTCCGCGAATTTGCAAGGTAAATCAGGATTGTAAGTACAAGAATTCCATTTGCAACACGACGATCAGTCAGTGCGATTGCCAAAGGGATTACATTTTGTCGAGCAATAGGAAAGTTTGCCTTAAAAGTAAGAACTAGCTTGTTTAGATATAAGACGTTACAGTTGACCGCGGTTGTTGTTATTATCCTTCGACATTGGTTCTCAACTACCGTCGCTATTCCGTGTATTCGTGTTAAGAGGCCGAATCATTGGATTTCCCATGCGCCGAGGACACGCAATGCTTAGCCTTTCTATCGAACACCACCTGCCGAAATGGACAATGTAACTGCGTATCCGGATATCACTACGCGAGAAACGCTTGTTACAAGACGATCGGTAAGACACGTAGAACAGTTTTCGATCATTCCATCGTAAGGTAACCACCTGAAGTTTCCACAGTATTTGGGAAACCGTGTAATCAAACGGAGGAATGCGCTCACGTGAATGGCGCTGTCTGCACCGACAGTCGTGTTTGCAATTGCCCAGAGGCGACCGAAATCAGCTACGATCGGGATAGATGTTTATCGGTCGCACAAGCGATTCTGGACAGCTGCGCGGAGGATGTTCAATGCTCTGAAACGTTTGCGAACGCGTTGTGCATCGATGGACGGTGCAACTGTCGAGCCAACTATCATTTCGAACCAGAGATCGGCCAGTGTTTCATCGACAGAGGTACGTGTCGATTCGTTTTTGAGGAATTTTAACTAATAATCCTGTTTACAGGACTCGGTGAAAATTGTGGAAACACCTACGAATGTTATCAACGGGAAAACGGAAATGACACAAAGAAAGCGTTACGTTGCGTGGGAAACGTGTGCGTATGCGCCGAAACTTACCAAAGAGAGCAAGATAGATGCGTAAACGAGGGCAAGTTTACCGATTTTCTCTTGTTTCTTTGCtcacttttattattattattattatcattattattatatgtTCTAGGCTCGCGTTCCTTCGTATCGATTCCGCGAATTTTTCTGACGACAACGATAAGTCTCGTACTCGCCAGGCGTAACTAAGAAACCACGAAGACAGTATCCACGGAAACAGTATCTAAATTACAACAGGGTCGAGCGGAACCAGAAGAGAGAAATACGCCCGGTGCAGCGAACCGTTTAAAGACTTCCTCCGACGTGCATGCAATTAACGCTCGATGCTCGAAGCTCGAAGCGCGCTACGACGACCACTTGTATTCGCGACCGTTTGCTTCTACAGTGCCTCGACAAACTCACTCGGATACCAAAGAACTGGATTCTTTTCGTTTCCCAACAAGTGAAAGATAAGATAGCGACAATTATCGTTTGATCCATTAgagaatctcatttcttttattttcttcaaCAAGAACGTTACTTTTTCACCGCGGTGATCCATTTGCGCTGAATATCTAGAGATTTCATTTTAGTTGAATCAGAAATTTTTATACAAACGTACAGTACCTTTCCTTTTCTCCGCTTTATCTACGCTCGGATGCGCGAGCACTATATTGTTCTTGTTgttctttattattattattattattattattattattattattattattattattatcatcatcatcatcatcatcatcatcatcatcatcatcatcatcatcatcatcatcatcgtttTTTAtcgttgtaatttttttaaataaagtaCGCGTCACGGTGAGCAAAATGTACGTTCCTTCTTCGCTGGTCCGGTAGAAGAGGTCCAAGTAAGCAGTCCACCTAGAATAAGGTAGAGGAGCAGAGTAATAAGCGCGCGCGACGGTTTCAAATTTCAGACGATTAAACAAGAGGAAATGATTCGTTCGGTGGGCTATTCACGACTCGTGACTTATCTCGAAAGCGTTACGATTAGATAAAGGTATCCGCGTAGGCGAGAGCCGATCGTCTACAATTAGATCGATAGCTCTAACGGTACTCGAGGGTTGTCAGCCGATTGTTGTTAATGAGTTTCGTTGGTAGAGATAGAAAAGAATAAAGGAGGAACGCGTGCGAAAAGGTAACAAATTCGTGTCAGAGGAGGAAGATGGCGGGCTTGGGAGGTCTCGCGCTGTCGATCGGCCTCTGGCTGGTCGCGCTCGGTGCAGTCGTCGTCGCGCACGGAGAGCACCAACATCTGCTCCTCAGACGTGAGTGTATAACTACGAATTTCTTCGTTACAGTTCATTCGAGATACGTGACGCGAACTTCCGTTCGAACTTCAATTGAAATTAacgaataatataataataaagtaTAAGTTACGAAGTTATCGGGGTTCGTTACAAAGTCGTACGAAAGAAATCCGAAtaaaggaaatagattttgttaACTCGTCGTTCTTCTTTGCCGATAAGATCTCGAACGAACGGCGACGGTGAGGGGGGAGCGATTCGTTCGCCTCGGTTTCACGGTGAGACCGGAACTACGCCGGTGGTTCTCACAGTTGGCCGAACGACGGGTTGGAACCGCGCTGAATTAGAGAACAACATTTTCTGAAAATCGTCCGCGAAACGAAATTGAAAACTAACGTTGCGCGGAACTCCACGCGATGACTAACGCGATGCGTTTGCGTTTATGCACGCCGCCGCGTACAGTATCGTTTCGTTGCGCAATAGGAGTAAACTATCGAAAGAGGAACAGAACGTAAAGTCTGTTATCGGTAGAGAAGATACAAGTTATATAATCGTATATCGGCGCATAACGATTAATCCTAATCGGTACGGTGTTTATTACGGTGAGTTCTTGTCAGAGTCGGCGGTACGAAACGGTGACCCGGTTTAACCCAATTCGTCGCGAAATCGATAGATACGAAACGGTAACAATGGCAACGAACAGTTTTCGGGAAACCGTGTTTCCCGTCCACCTGCGACGATGATCAGGTAGTAATATCATAAAAATCGGAGGTTGCGTAACGCGTAACGCGTGACGCGTAGGAGGAAAGATTCTGATGAAACGACGCCGAGGGGAAGAGGGTCCAGAGGCGGTACGAGGATGACGGCGAACAGGGCGGTGGTCGGGTTTTCGAGGCTCCTCGTCCTCGTGCCTGTCACCGTCTGCGTCTACATTTCGTACGTCGACGAGCAATCATCGCCGCGATGCAGCGACCGAACACTGCCTCCTCGTATGTACACACATAATAGATGATACATGCATACGCGCGTGCCCCCGAACGTATTTGGAACAGTACGCGATATCGGTATCCGATTTCACGGTAACGAGCCCGGGGTCCGTTCGGTAACTGGCGTTCCGAGCGATTCCGCAATCCGGCAATGTAACGTTTATCCTATTTTCAGAGACACTGGCAAAGTGTCAGTACGACGACGACTGTGTACCAAATGCGTACTGCTGGAACCAGGAAGCCTGTTTGTGCAAAGATCGTTACGTCGTTTACAAGAATCGCACGCACGTGGAATGCTTGAGAGGTAAACGTATATGTATCACGGTGTCCCTTTCTCACgatttccgttccgttccgttccgttccgtttccTGGACCGTTTCACCTTTGTTCGCAGTCGCGAACGCGATCGGGGATCCTTGCAAAGCGGACATCCAGTGTCACGTGACCTTCGCCCCTTATTCAGAGTGTCGAAACAATTTCTGCCAATGCACGGTGGGCTCGCACTACGTCGAGGGAAGGTGTTACGAGTCGATCGGTTTAGGACAGATCTGCCAGACGCATCGGAACTGTTACATCAACCATAGCTACTGCGTGACCGGATATTGCACGTGTACCTTGAAGTATCATCCGAATCCTAATAACGACGGTTGCGTACGGAGCGCAGGTAAAACAACCGCGTCCCGGAGAGCGTTCGTTCGCTAATCAATTTTTCTGCTTCGGTCCAGAGTTGGGCGACGTCTGTTCGGACGATTACGAATGCGTCGCACCTAATTCGGTCTGCTCTGATGTTTGCAAGTGCAAAGTGGATCACGTGCTGTCCAGCGACGGCAAACGGTGCTTGAGACTGGCTAATTCCGTCGGAGATTCCTGCGAGGAGGACGCTCAATGCCAAATCTACGTGGAGAACAGCTGGTGCGGTTATAACGGCAAATGCAGCTGCATCGAGAATTTTCATCGACACGGCACCTTATGCGTAAGAGATATCAGTGAGTAGACGAACATAGTCTTCCTACCTATCTACCTACCCTCTTAACGTACGTATTTGCTTGTACGATTTTTATCATTCCAGAGCTCTACGACATATGCAGGAAAGACATGGATTGCATCACGGAGACGTACAGAAATTCAAATTTCACCAGGTTCATAAACGTCAACTGCGTCAGCGGTATAATATCCTTCGAATTATCTCTCTTCTCGTTCTTTCGACGCTCGATCGACGAATAATCAAACCGATTCTATTCAGGTATCTGCGTTTGCGCCAAGGATTACATATTCTCCCAGGAGTTGCACGACTGCGTTCGATACAGCCAGAACGGTAACCGTCTTCGCttcctttcgtttcgtttcgtttcgtttcgtttcgtttcgtttctcgcTTCTTTTCTTACCAGCGATACGTATttatcctttctttttttcaggCGCTACAAAAGGTACGAGCAATTATTGGCGAACAATTTTTCTAGTTACAACGTTTGTATCGTTCGCGAGTTACTCGATGCTTTGAATTACATTGTTGCGGTTAAAAAAGAATCGTTCGATTGTGATAATGGACCGTGGACTAGGTACTCGTTTAATTACGTGTCAGCGAACGTTACGTTATATAGAGAGATAAAAGGACATTCGTGTAGATGATGAAAAATGATGATGAAAATGATGATGATGAAAAAGATGATTATTTAAGAGAGATGAAACTATTTGAATTCCGTGAATCGGTAAAACTGATACGTTAAGAGTCAAGTAATATCGAGCAGTCTCCAGTCTTGTTTGATCATATCCGCAGCCTTCTCGGCGATCATGTAAACAGGCGCGTTCGTGTGCCCTGCTATCGTCGTCGGGATTACGCTGGCATCCACGACTCTGAGACCGTCGATCCCGTGGACTCGTAACCTGTGGTCGACCACGCCCGAGTTCTTCCTCGGTGCCATCTTGCAGGTGCCCACAAAGTGACCCAGGGTCGTGCTCACGTGCCGAGCAACGCAACCCCAATACGGATCGGTACCGAACGCGAGACGCTCGCATCCTGGAAACGCGACCGGTAGTAACGTCGCGTTGAAACGTTTGAACGCTCTCGTCGACGATACTCGTACAGCCTGGGGAAACGATCGAAACGTTAATCCATCCAGCTATCCATCTATCCAACGACCATCCGCGCGACAACCTTTTTGATGCCTCGAACCATGGTTTCGAGATCGTCCTCGTGGTCGTAGTAATTTATGTCGATGATTGGCCGGTGAAACGGATCGGAGGTTTTCAACGCTACCCTGCCCCTGCTCTTCGGCCGTAACAGTACCGGGACGATGGAGAACGCGTCGAACCCCTCGTAACCGGTGAAAACTTGTTTGTAAAATTCATCGGTCAGACCGAGGAGCCCTCTGTAGCTGCCCGATATGTCTCCTGTCAGCGAGCTTATACCTAAAACCAGCTCGATGTCGGCCGAACGATCTGAAAAATACCTGCGCGTTACGACGAACGCGGTACTGTACGTAAGGATTTTATCTGCTTACCACCGCCGTTATTCTCCTCCGATTCCCTCGTATCGATGAACGCCAAAGCCTCGGCACCACCGGGCACGGTTAACGGGCCGGTCCCTTTCACGAAATAGTCCACGGTATTCGCTAAATTCGACGCGAGCCGAGGTTCGACTATGGTCACGCTCTCGTTCACGAGAAACGTCAACGCTGACATGCTCACGTGATCCTGAAGATTGTACCCGACCGGAAGATCCTCGATCACCTCGATATTCAACGACTCGAGATCATCTCTCGGCCCTATTCCGGACAGCATCAACAATTGCGGCGAGTTTAGAGTACCTGTTGAGCGATACACGATATATAATACGAAACGATCtctttcgattcgattcgattcgattcagaCCTGCCGAAACAATGATCTCCCTGGTCGCCGAGGCGAACAGTCTCTTGCCGTTCTTAACGAACTGAACGCCTATCGCTCTTTTCCGAGCCCCCGCTGccgccgccgtcgtcgtcgtcgtcgtatcATCGATCACGATTCTCGTCACCTTGGACAGCCTGGATAGATGCAAGTTCGGTCTGTCGCGTATAGGCTTTAAGAACGCCTTGTTGGCGCTCACTCGGCGACCGTTCCGCAGATGGACCTGGGCCGTCGAGAACCCGATTACTTTGTCGCTATTGTAATCGATCAGCTCGTATCCAAGCTCCAGGCCAGCCTCCAAAAAGCATTCCCTGAGGGGTGACGCGTACGGGCAAGTCGTCACGTCGAGGTATCCTCGCTGACCATGAAATCTGACGAGCacattcgtttcgtttcgtttcgtttcgtttcgtttcgtttcgttacgCGAGCTACGGTGAAATCGCATCTATCTAATCGACGCGAATGTGCGTCGATTAGCAAACTGTTGGCAAGCGTTGGGCAAACAAACAATCGCGTGAAAGATGCGCGCGCTTTCGAACC
This Xylocopa sonorina isolate GNS202 chromosome 12, iyXylSono1_principal, whole genome shotgun sequence DNA region includes the following protein-coding sequences:
- the LOC143429700 gene encoding uncharacterized protein LOC143429700 isoform X1 — protein: MTANRAVVGFSRLLVLVPVTVCVYISYVDEQSSPRCSDRTLPPQTLAKCQYDDDCVPNAYCWNQEACLCKDRYVVYKNRTHVECLRVANAIGDPCKADIQCHVTFAPYSECRNNFCQCTVGSHYVEGRCYESIGLGQICQTHRNCYINHSYCVTGYCTCTLKYHPNPNNDGCVRSAELGDVCSDDYECVAPNSVCSDVCKCKVDHVLSSDGKRCLRLANSVGDSCEEDAQCQIYVENSWCGYNGKCSCIENFHRHGTLCVRDIKLYDICRKDMDCITETYRNSNFTRFINVNCVSGICVCAKDYIFSQELHDCVRYSQNGATKGTSNYWRTIFLVTTFVSFASYSML
- the LOC143429654 gene encoding LOW QUALITY PROTEIN: glucose dehydrogenase [FAD, quinone] (The sequence of the model RefSeq protein was modified relative to this genomic sequence to represent the inferred CDS: deleted 2 bases in 1 codon); this translates as MLQHRALIALLFLSFYVRAAIIPDGIFEALRELFGRVSRPFDQPIPDETYPERKEYDFVVIGAGSGGSVLANRLTENPNWNVLLLEEGKDEIFLTDIPLLAPILHITDYVRLHRSEPRAENVDGTGGYCLSMNEARCNLATGKAVGGTSVVNFMIYSRGSPSDYDDWAEQGNPGWSYRDVLPYFIKSENCKLPQRENRFHGQRGYLDVTTCPYASPLRECFLEAGLELGYELIDYNSDKVIGFSTAQVHLRNGRRVSANKAFLKPIRDRPNLHLSRLSKVTRIVIDDTTTTTTAAAAGARKRAIGVQFVKNGKRLFASATREIIVSAGTLNSPQLLMLSGIGPRDDLESLNIEVIEDLPVGYNLQDHVSMSALTFLVNESVTIVEPRLASNLANTVDYFVKGTGPLTVPGGAEALAFIDTRESEENNGGGKDKILTYSTAFVVTRRYFSDRSADIELVLGISSLTGDISGSYRGLLGLTDEFYKQVFTGYEGFDAFSIVPVLLRPKSRGRVALKTSDPFHRPIIDINYYDHEDDLETMVRGIKKAVRVSSTRAFKRFNATLLPVAFPGCERLAFGTDPYWGCVARHVSTTLGHFVGTCKMAPRKNSGVVDHRLRVHGIDGLRVVDASVIPTTIAGHTNAPVYMIAEKAADMIKQDWRLLDIT
- the LOC143429700 gene encoding uncharacterized protein LOC143429700 isoform X2, which codes for MAGLGGLALSIGLWLVALGAVVVAHGEHQHLLLRQTLAKCQYDDDCVPNAYCWNQEACLCKDRYVVYKNRTHVECLRVANAIGDPCKADIQCHVTFAPYSECRNNFCQCTVGSHYVEGRCYESIGLGQICQTHRNCYINHSYCVTGYCTCTLKYHPNPNNDGCVRSAELGDVCSDDYECVAPNSVCSDVCKCKVDHVLSSDGKRCLRLANSVGDSCEEDAQCQIYVENSWCGYNGKCSCIENFHRHGTLCVRDIKLYDICRKDMDCITETYRNSNFTRFINVNCVSGICVCAKDYIFSQELHDCVRYSQNGATKGTSNYWRTIFLVTTFVSFASYSML
- the LOC143429653 gene encoding uncharacterized protein LOC143429653; protein product: MEKRCLFPLLAYTFLLLGRAITEQFDPSIPCQTNNDCVGLSNSLKDTSCRNGYCACKHADQIKNCSIIDLVPHDSNRSTETPVPRICKVNQDCKYKNSICNTTISQCDCQRDYILSSNRKVCLKKAESLDFPCAEDTQCLAFLSNTTCRNGQCNCVSGYHYARNACYKTIVFGKPCNQTEECAHVNGAVCTDSRVCNCPEATEISYDRDRCLSVAQAILDSCAEDVQCSETFANALCIDGRCNCRANYHFEPEIGQCFIDRGLGENCGNTYECYQRENGNDTKKALRCVGNVCVCAETYQREQDRCVNEGVTKKPRRQYPRKQYLNYNRVERNQKREIRPVQRTV